A section of the Salvelinus sp. IW2-2015 linkage group LG7, ASM291031v2, whole genome shotgun sequence genome encodes:
- the vwa1 gene encoding von Willebrand factor A domain-containing protein 1: MESRILFTCILVGMFLRKSCGQNSATEEVLNCCEGDILFLLDSSGSVSSYEYSRMLGFLSELLLPFSLGEDQVRVGLLQVGTQPRLEFGFDAHNTQSGLQEALGNTKALRGDTNTEEALRMAKDWVLKPGGAGGARTELPRVLVWLTDGVKPGDVIGPMEELREEGVAVLVISTGHGNYQVLRQVVTPPVESHLYFVDIDDMSIITEDLRDAIIEILWAERLQVRDVSTDSAVLQWRPVLAGLTGYYDIRFGPAPSGGVVGGGAGGPGTSPSTSGGQYQRLTRPGDSSTARLTGLKPDTTYTATLTPESNLQVLNPLSVTFTTKPEVLSPAVVTVSDSEANSVRVSWGPLQPESVQSFQVEYSALPGGKLHMTTVGRGQNSTMLTNLQPDTQYLVTVSARHSYGQERAMSVKVCTEEVRPDLADLRLTTVGSDSVQVDWKASMDGLRGYWLTWEGQDGHGSTTAQRSSFYLPPNLLSTRLTHLPPATRVCVSPVYRTTRGKGLCCTAQLYSDASAWGHRS; this comes from the exons ATGGAGAGTCGGATTTTGTTTACTTGCATACTGGTTGGAATGTTCCTGCGGAAATCATGTGGTCAAAACTCAGCAACTGAAGAAG tgttgaACTGCTGTGAGGGCGACATTCTCTTCCTATTGGACTCCTCGGGCAGCGTCTCATCCTATGAGTACTCCCGCATGCTGGGCTTCCTGTCCGagctcctcctccccttctcattGGGCGAGGACCAGGTGAGGGTGGGGCTACTGCAGGTGGGCACCCAACCCCGCCTCGAGTTTGGCTTTGACGCCCACAATACCCAATCTGGCCTCCAGGAGGCACTGGGGAACACCAAGGCTCTGAGGGGCGACACCAATACAGAGGAGGCCCTCAGGATGGCCAAGGACTGGGTGCTGAAGCCTGGAGGGGCCGGGGGGGCCAGGACAGAGCTACCCAGGGTTCTAGTGTGGCTGACGGACGGGGTGAAGCCGGGTGATGTGATTGGACCAATGGAGGAGCTGAGAGAGGAGGGCGTGGCCGTTCTGGTGATCTCCACGGGCCACGGGAACTACCAGGTGCTGCGGCAGGTGGTCACCCCACCTGTGGAGTCACACCTGTACTTTGTGGACATCGACGATATGAGTATCATCACCGAGGACCTGAGGGATGCCATtattg AGATCCTCTGGGCTGAACGGCTCCAGGTGCGAGATGTGTCCACAGACAGCGCTGTGCTGCAGTGGCGACCGGTTTTGGCCGGTTTGACCGGCTATTATGACATCCGGTTTGGACCGGCTCCCAGTGGGGGAGTGgttggaggaggagcaggggggcCTGGTACCAGCCCCAGTACCAGCGGTGGCCAGTACCAGAGACTCACCCGGCCAGGGGACTCTAGCACGGCCAGGCTGACGGGACTAAAGCCAGACACCACCTACACAGCCACACTGACTCCTGAGTCCAACCTGCAGGTGCTCAACCCCCTCTCCGTCACCTTCACCACTAAGCCAG AGGTGTTGAGCCCAGCCGTGGTGACGGTGTCTGATTCAGAGGCCAACAGTGTGAGGGTGAGCTGGGGTCCTCTGCAGCCAGAGTCTGTCCAGAGCTTCCAGGTGGAGTACTCAGCGCTCCCGGGGGGGAAGCTTCACATGACTACTGTGGGCCGGGGGCAGAACTCCACCATGCTGACCAACCTCCAGCCAGACACCCAGTACCTGGTCACCGTGAGCGCCCGTCACTCCTATGGCCAGGAGAGGGCCATGTCTGTCAAAGTGTGCACTGAGGAGG tGAGGCCGGATCTTGCAGACCTGCGGCTGACCACGGTGGGCAGTGACTCTGTGCAGGTGGACTGGAAAGCCAGCATGGACGGCCTCAGGGGCTACTGGCTCACCTGGGAGGGACAGGACGGCCACGGCTCTACCACAGCCCAGCGCTCCTCCTTCTACCTGCCCCCCAACTTACTGTCCACACGTCTGACACACCTGCCCCCCGCcaccagagtgtgtgtgtcgcCTGTATACCGGACGACACGCGGGAAGGGCCTCTGCTGCACGGCCCAGCTTTATTCAG ATGCATCGGCTTGGGGCCACAGATCATAA